A section of the Sedimentisphaera cyanobacteriorum genome encodes:
- a CDS encoding alpha-L-rhamnosidase C-terminal domain-containing protein — MGDNIFRQGFADPGMNSFAHYSFGAVCQWIYETIGGIKTGGNAFRKIIIQPKPGGNLDWAKTSYRSIRGEIKTEWKIEDGKFILDVVIPANTAADVYLPTENIESIRQNGHRIENAEPAQEAAIVHIGSGKYRFESRI, encoded by the coding sequence GTGGGCGACAATATTTTCCGGCAGGGCTTTGCAGACCCGGGGATGAACTCCTTCGCCCACTACTCATTTGGAGCTGTATGCCAGTGGATCTATGAAACGATAGGCGGAATCAAAACCGGCGGGAATGCCTTCAGGAAAATAATCATTCAGCCAAAACCAGGAGGAAATCTCGACTGGGCAAAAACTTCATACCGCTCAATCAGAGGAGAGATTAAAACCGAATGGAAAATCGAGGACGGAAAGTTCATTCTTGATGTGGTGATCCCCGCAAACACAGCAGCAGATGTGTATCTGCCAACCGAAAACATTGAAAGTATTAGGCAGAACGGCCATAGAATCGAAAACGCAGAACCCGCTCAGGAAGCGGCGATTGTTCATATCGGCTCGGGCAAATACCGCTTTGAATCGAGAATATAA
- a CDS encoding alkaline phosphatase, producing the protein MNLIKKSLLLLAAASAAVFAASTPSSTYKVQADANKDGVVNNEDLSQMASSWLGEDEGPKYVFFFLGDGMASPQIHATEAYLKQKLQADDPDNDLGASSLGTAGSELLTMSQFPVMGMQRTYADNRFITGSAASATAFSCGHKTTINTISMDPERTIDYVTIAEAAKDKGMKVGIVSSVSIDHATPACYYAHNGYRGNYWDIANQLSDSGFDYFGGGGMKGERTKNGSRHYAPGKPSAAPSNCPIQHAIDNGYTVCENKAELEAAAPGEKVFAYSKDYIDGSWALPYDIDRDPADASIADYTSEGIRLLENSNGFFLMVEGGKIDWACHANDAVTAIEDTIAFDNAVAEAYDFYLEHPDETLIVVSGDHECGGMTLGAAGTGYDTFYEVFENQTMSCDAFVAGPLADHKSVYGQDPWDNSVDMNQDIKDKIENAFGLDYDAVSDFDRAQLEDAYDETMGGNAVPDSSENWKLYGYYDPLRVAVTHIMNRNAGLAWTSYSHTAVPVPVMALGSGQWKFDGYYENTAIADKLADIMQVSLEEAAQ; encoded by the coding sequence ATGAATCTTATCAAAAAATCTCTTTTGCTGCTCGCAGCAGCAAGTGCAGCGGTATTCGCTGCAAGCACTCCTTCTTCGACCTACAAAGTTCAGGCCGATGCGAACAAGGACGGCGTTGTAAACAACGAAGACCTTTCGCAGATGGCTTCAAGCTGGCTTGGTGAAGATGAAGGACCGAAGTATGTTTTCTTTTTCCTCGGTGATGGTATGGCAAGCCCTCAGATTCACGCAACAGAAGCTTACCTCAAGCAGAAATTGCAGGCGGACGATCCAGACAACGATCTGGGTGCATCAAGCCTTGGAACTGCTGGTTCAGAGCTTCTAACAATGAGCCAGTTTCCTGTGATGGGTATGCAGAGAACTTACGCAGACAACCGCTTCATCACCGGTTCTGCCGCCTCTGCTACAGCATTCTCCTGCGGACACAAGACAACCATCAACACAATCAGCATGGACCCCGAACGCACAATCGACTACGTTACTATTGCTGAAGCAGCCAAGGACAAGGGCATGAAGGTTGGTATCGTTTCAAGCGTATCAATCGACCATGCAACACCTGCCTGCTACTATGCTCACAACGGCTACCGCGGCAACTACTGGGACATCGCCAATCAGCTCTCAGATTCCGGCTTCGACTACTTCGGCGGCGGCGGAATGAAAGGTGAGAGGACAAAGAACGGCAGCCGTCACTATGCACCTGGGAAGCCTTCAGCAGCCCCTTCAAACTGCCCAATTCAGCACGCTATCGACAACGGCTACACAGTTTGCGAGAATAAGGCTGAGCTTGAAGCTGCTGCGCCTGGCGAGAAGGTATTCGCTTACAGCAAAGACTACATCGACGGGTCTTGGGCACTTCCGTATGATATAGACAGAGACCCCGCAGATGCCTCTATCGCAGATTACACATCAGAAGGCATCAGGCTTCTTGAAAATTCAAACGGCTTCTTCCTGATGGTTGAAGGCGGGAAGATCGACTGGGCATGCCACGCCAACGACGCTGTTACCGCTATCGAAGATACAATCGCTTTCGATAATGCAGTAGCAGAGGCCTACGATTTTTATCTCGAACACCCAGATGAGACGCTCATCGTTGTTTCAGGCGACCACGAATGCGGCGGTATGACCCTCGGCGCTGCAGGAACAGGCTACGACACCTTCTACGAAGTATTCGAGAATCAGACAATGTCTTGCGATGCGTTTGTAGCAGGCCCGCTGGCAGACCACAAGTCTGTTTACGGACAGGACCCTTGGGATAACTCTGTAGATATGAATCAGGATATCAAAGACAAAATCGAAAACGCCTTCGGCCTCGACTACGACGCGGTATCAGATTTCGACAGAGCTCAGCTCGAGGATGCTTACGATGAGACAATGGGCGGAAATGCTGTTCCGGACAGCAGCGAAAACTGGAAGCTCTACGGCTACTACGACCCGCTCAGAGTTGCAGTAACTCACATTATGAACCGCAATGCCGGTCTGGCATGGACTTCATACAGCCACACCGCAGTTCCGGTACCGGTAATGGCTTTAGGTTCTGGACAGTGGAAATTCGACGGCTACTACGAAAATACTGCTATCGCCGATAAACTTGCCGATATTATGCAGGTTAGCCTCGAAGAAGCCGCTCAGTAA
- a CDS encoding NifB/NifX family molybdenum-iron cluster-binding protein gives MKLAITIWAGRIAPVFDAAGKAVIVDVPPEGGELSRTEVILPGTSPFEKVSFLAEIGVESLICGAISRPVQEFALSSGMEVMGFIAGDVEQVLSGWLSNSLTAASFAMPGCRGRRGGRRRRKGKAGKGLNQRRQDF, from the coding sequence ATGAAATTAGCAATTACAATATGGGCAGGCCGGATTGCTCCGGTATTTGATGCCGCCGGCAAAGCGGTAATAGTTGACGTTCCGCCAGAAGGCGGTGAACTTTCAAGAACCGAGGTGATTCTGCCGGGAACCAGCCCCTTTGAAAAGGTATCGTTCCTTGCGGAAATAGGAGTAGAGAGCTTGATTTGCGGAGCAATATCTCGGCCTGTCCAGGAATTTGCCCTCAGCAGCGGGATGGAGGTTATGGGATTTATAGCCGGCGATGTGGAGCAGGTGCTCTCGGGCTGGCTGAGTAACAGCCTCACCGCAGCAAGCTTTGCCATGCCCGGCTGCCGCGGCAGAAGAGGCGGCCGGCGAAGACGCAAAGGCAAAGCTGGAAAAGGGCTTAATCAAAGAAGACAGGACTTTTGA
- a CDS encoding uroporphyrinogen decarboxylase family protein encodes MSVAILKKQSKIIESTLKAFQAGRRVKAPLAGFPGCDLAGYSIKVAQQNPAAHYECIRAIYERFNPDVSFMMMDLSAEANALGIPVRFPKNESATVEEHPISSAEDLEALRKIDITEDSRISGYLKAVELISSKLESLCCAYMAGPITLAGLLSGAEKVAMDAVLEPEKFKALAEFSAQVLEDYASALCDAGADAVCILEPTGVIFGPNEFQAYSAEYVKRINQVCRKKGVETIYHICGNSMHLIESMSGAGVSALSLDSPDTGVDLHLAAEKAGEDVVIIGDINPVAVMKDSSAQEVYNATTQLLYKMKDVPNFILSTGCDLPPGTPPENIEAFMKAERDFKG; translated from the coding sequence ATGAGTGTTGCAATACTAAAAAAGCAAAGCAAGATCATAGAAAGCACACTAAAAGCCTTTCAGGCCGGCAGACGCGTGAAGGCCCCGCTTGCGGGCTTCCCTGGCTGCGATTTAGCCGGCTACAGCATCAAGGTTGCCCAGCAGAATCCTGCCGCACATTACGAGTGCATAAGAGCGATTTACGAGAGGTTCAATCCAGACGTATCGTTTATGATGATGGATTTATCTGCAGAGGCTAATGCCCTCGGTATCCCTGTACGTTTCCCCAAAAATGAATCTGCAACAGTTGAGGAGCATCCGATCTCCAGTGCAGAGGATCTTGAGGCGCTCCGCAAAATAGATATTACAGAGGATTCCCGCATAAGCGGCTATTTAAAGGCTGTGGAGCTGATTTCCTCCAAGCTCGAGAGCCTCTGCTGCGCATATATGGCAGGCCCGATCACCCTTGCAGGTTTGCTTTCCGGGGCTGAGAAGGTGGCGATGGATGCGGTTTTGGAGCCTGAGAAATTCAAGGCTCTTGCGGAATTTTCTGCGCAGGTACTTGAAGACTATGCTTCTGCTCTCTGCGATGCGGGCGCGGATGCTGTTTGCATATTGGAGCCTACGGGTGTAATTTTCGGGCCGAATGAATTTCAGGCCTACAGTGCTGAGTATGTAAAGCGCATAAATCAAGTGTGCAGGAAAAAGGGTGTGGAAACGATCTACCACATCTGCGGGAATTCAATGCATCTGATTGAAAGTATGAGCGGTGCGGGTGTATCGGCTCTCAGCCTTGATTCTCCTGATACCGGCGTTGACTTGCACCTTGCTGCGGAGAAAGCTGGCGAGGATGTGGTGATTATAGGAGATATTAATCCTGTTGCGGTTATGAAGGATTCATCAGCTCAAGAGGTTTATAATGCCACAACCCAGCTATTGTATAAGATGAAAGACGTACCGAATTTCATCCTCAGCACAGGCTGCGATCTCCCGCCTGGAACGCCCCCCGAGAATATAGAAGCATTTATGAAAGCTGAAAGAGATTTCAAAGGCTGA
- a CDS encoding HAD family hydrolase — MKYRAVLFDFGDTIVNFGPFDQKALIKKACGESYQYLSSLGQRLPSMKNYIRRILITIKLKLIWSDITGNDFDAMDVLKKTGRKFGHQLSQQQWLELLRIWYSPLMEIGHIEKNFRETITKLEKMGLSLGIVSNTYAGAEALDHHLRELNILKHFPVRVYSCNYKFRKPDKRIFESAADKIGADFSEIVFVGDKVETDIAGSIGCGMLPVLKKAHTNEGKKIPENARVINSLNELPELISAEC; from the coding sequence GTGAAATACAGAGCGGTTTTATTTGATTTTGGAGATACGATAGTAAACTTCGGCCCGTTCGACCAGAAAGCGCTTATCAAGAAGGCCTGCGGCGAGAGCTACCAGTATCTATCCAGTCTCGGCCAGAGGCTTCCGTCGATGAAGAATTATATCAGGCGAATCCTGATTACCATCAAGCTCAAGCTGATCTGGTCTGATATAACGGGCAACGATTTCGATGCGATGGATGTATTGAAGAAAACCGGCAGGAAATTCGGCCATCAGCTCAGCCAGCAGCAGTGGCTCGAGCTGCTTCGTATATGGTACAGCCCGCTTATGGAAATCGGTCATATAGAAAAAAATTTCCGCGAAACAATAACCAAGCTCGAAAAAATGGGGCTGAGCCTTGGGATAGTATCCAATACATACGCAGGCGCAGAAGCTCTCGACCATCACCTCAGAGAACTAAATATCTTAAAGCATTTCCCCGTACGGGTTTACTCGTGCAACTACAAATTCCGGAAACCGGACAAACGAATATTCGAATCGGCCGCAGATAAAATTGGAGCTGATTTCAGCGAGATTGTGTTTGTGGGCGATAAGGTCGAAACTGATATAGCCGGGTCGATAGGTTGCGGGATGCTCCCTGTGCTCAAGAAAGCTCATACCAATGAGGGCAAAAAGATCCCGGAAAACGCAAGGGTGATAAATTCTCTTAATGAGCTTCCCGAGCTTATCAGCGCCGAATGCTGA
- a CDS encoding sigma-54 interaction domain-containing protein has translation MDNSKRKPAFTACGDAVLDSISDGVFTVDLNWLVCSFNRAAEQITGISREDAVGSFCWDVFRSNMCEAQCALRETLETGKPLINRTGYIVDAEGNRIPVSVSTAVLRDENGKIIGGAETFRDLSEIETLRSELKGKCSLGGFISHSSSMCSVMELARAVAGSPSTVLIAGETGSGKEVLAKAIHEMGPRSKSPFVAVNCGALPDSLLESELFGYKKGAFTGADTDKPGRFAAAGQGTIFLDEIGEVSPAMQVRLLRVLQERCYEPLGSNQTEKTRARVIAATNQDLSKLVERGSFRQDLYYRINVITLSLPPLRDRKEDIPLLADHFVEKYNCLYGREVPGITPEVYSAFLNYSWPGNVRELENTIERAFVLCGTKRISLSHLPEGIFGKTEERAEGRSIRMQTDQSEKNAIISAIKRNNGNKTAAAKELGIHKTTLYRKLSRLGIE, from the coding sequence ATGGACAACTCAAAACGCAAACCAGCCTTCACCGCCTGCGGCGATGCCGTATTAGACAGCATCTCCGACGGGGTTTTCACGGTTGACCTGAACTGGCTGGTATGCTCATTCAACCGCGCTGCTGAGCAGATAACCGGAATATCCCGAGAGGATGCGGTAGGGAGTTTCTGCTGGGATGTATTCCGCTCGAATATGTGCGAGGCGCAGTGCGCACTTCGAGAAACCCTCGAAACCGGCAAACCACTGATAAACCGCACAGGATATATAGTTGACGCAGAGGGAAACCGCATCCCCGTTAGCGTGTCAACGGCTGTTTTGCGTGATGAGAACGGCAAAATAATCGGCGGTGCTGAAACCTTCCGCGATCTAAGCGAGATTGAAACCCTGCGCAGTGAGCTGAAGGGCAAGTGCAGCCTTGGCGGCTTCATCAGCCACAGCAGCTCGATGTGCTCAGTAATGGAGCTTGCAAGGGCAGTGGCAGGAAGCCCCAGCACGGTTCTGATCGCAGGGGAAACCGGCTCGGGCAAAGAGGTTCTCGCCAAGGCGATCCACGAGATGGGGCCGCGCAGCAAATCCCCGTTTGTCGCTGTAAACTGCGGAGCTCTGCCCGATTCTCTGCTTGAATCCGAGCTTTTCGGCTATAAGAAAGGTGCGTTCACCGGCGCAGATACCGACAAACCCGGACGTTTCGCAGCTGCCGGGCAGGGAACTATCTTCCTCGATGAGATAGGGGAGGTAAGCCCCGCTATGCAGGTTCGGCTCCTGCGCGTTCTGCAGGAACGCTGCTACGAACCGCTCGGAAGCAATCAAACCGAAAAAACCAGGGCGCGAGTTATAGCAGCCACAAATCAGGACCTCTCAAAACTCGTGGAAAGGGGCAGCTTTCGACAAGACCTCTACTACCGAATCAACGTGATAACCCTCAGCCTCCCGCCACTTAGAGACAGAAAGGAAGATATTCCTCTGCTCGCTGATCATTTTGTGGAGAAGTACAACTGTCTCTACGGCAGGGAAGTGCCCGGAATTACGCCGGAGGTGTATTCGGCATTCCTGAATTACAGCTGGCCCGGGAACGTACGAGAGCTCGAGAACACTATCGAAAGGGCGTTTGTTTTATGCGGAACCAAAAGAATTTCCCTCTCGCACCTGCCTGAGGGTATATTTGGAAAAACAGAAGAAAGGGCAGAGGGCAGATCCATTCGCATGCAGACAGACCAAAGCGAGAAAAACGCCATCATCTCTGCTATCAAAAGAAACAACGGAAACAAAACCGCCGCTGCTAAAGAGCTCGGCATACACAAAACCACACTCTACCGTAAGCTCAGCAGGCTCGGGATAGAATAA